In a single window of the Cupriavidus sp. P-10 genome:
- the gcvT gene encoding glycine cleavage system aminomethyltransferase GcvT: protein MTLQATPLNAIHRALGARMVDFGGWDMPVNYGSQIEEHNAVRTDAGMFDVSHMCVVDLNGPNTRTFLRGLLANNVDKLQTPGKALYSCMLDEKGGVIDDLIVYFFAEDRFRLVVNAGTAVGDIDWIRARNDATGSGVTITPRREDVAPAGVQPLAIVAVQGPDARAKVWSTFPSTQPSDALKPFNAVVVQDPALGEVMVARTGYTGEDGFELVVPAASVAGLWEKLNAAGVRPAGLGARDTLRLEAGMNLYGQDMDISTSPLDAGLAWTVDLQSERDFTGKGALAAAGSRQQFLGLILRDKGGVLRAHQKVITPAGDGEITSGTFSPSLSQSIAFARLPQGVNVGDTVQVEIRDRKLNATVVKLPFVRNGKALVS from the coding sequence ATGACGCTCCAGGCCACGCCCCTCAACGCCATCCACCGCGCCCTCGGCGCCCGCATGGTCGACTTCGGCGGCTGGGACATGCCGGTCAACTACGGCTCCCAGATCGAAGAGCACAACGCCGTGCGCACCGACGCCGGCATGTTCGACGTGTCGCATATGTGCGTGGTCGATCTCAACGGCCCCAATACCCGCACCTTCCTGCGCGGCCTGCTGGCCAACAACGTCGACAAGCTGCAGACGCCCGGCAAGGCGCTGTACTCGTGCATGCTGGACGAGAAAGGCGGTGTCATCGATGACCTGATCGTCTATTTCTTTGCCGAGGACCGTTTCCGCCTGGTGGTCAACGCCGGCACCGCGGTCGGCGATATCGACTGGATCCGCGCGCGCAATGACGCCACCGGCAGCGGCGTGACCATCACCCCGCGTCGTGAAGACGTCGCGCCCGCGGGCGTGCAGCCGCTGGCGATCGTCGCAGTCCAGGGCCCTGACGCCCGCGCCAAGGTGTGGAGCACGTTCCCGTCGACCCAACCTTCCGATGCGCTCAAGCCCTTCAACGCTGTCGTGGTCCAGGATCCCGCCCTGGGCGAGGTCATGGTCGCGCGCACCGGCTACACCGGCGAAGACGGTTTCGAGCTGGTGGTGCCGGCCGCAAGCGTCGCCGGCCTGTGGGAAAAGCTGAATGCCGCGGGCGTGCGCCCGGCCGGCCTGGGCGCGCGCGACACGCTACGCCTGGAAGCCGGCATGAACCTGTACGGCCAGGACATGGACATCAGCACCTCGCCGCTGGACGCCGGCCTGGCCTGGACTGTGGACCTGCAGAGCGAACGCGACTTCACCGGCAAGGGGGCGCTGGCCGCCGCCGGTTCTCGCCAGCAGTTCCTTGGCCTCATCCTGCGTGATAAAGGCGGCGTGCTGCGCGCCCACCAGAAGGTCATCACCCCCGCCGGTGACGGCGAAATCACCAGCGGCACCTTCAGCCCCTCACTGTCGCAATCGATCGCGTTCGCACGCCTGCCGCAAGGCGTGAATGTCGGCGACACGGTGCAGGTGGAGATCCGCGACCGCAAACTCAACGCGACTGTGGTTAAACTGCCGTTTGTGCGTAATGGCAAGGCACTCGTGAGCTAA
- a CDS encoding response regulator, with amino-acid sequence MEFTPPLPIRLLIVDDDPQIRAMLAEYLSTFGMHADGVEDGTAMRQAMAATAYDLVILDLSLPGENGLALCRELRAQTNVAVIMLTARAELADRVVGLEVGADDYVTKPFEMRELVARIHTVLRRSRAHAGPGGPGANGRRAAPPSGHELRFGDWRLNTTLRQLVDRDEVVVPLSNAEFRLLLAFVEQPNRVLDRELLINQARGRGLDVFDRSIDLLVSRLRQKLRDDPRDPALIRTVRGEGYVFTATLEG; translated from the coding sequence ATGGAATTCACCCCGCCGCTTCCCATCCGCCTGCTGATCGTCGACGACGATCCCCAGATCCGCGCCATGCTGGCCGAGTACCTGTCCACCTTCGGCATGCATGCGGACGGGGTCGAGGACGGCACCGCGATGCGCCAGGCGATGGCGGCCACGGCCTATGACCTCGTCATCCTCGACCTGTCGCTGCCCGGCGAGAATGGCCTGGCGCTGTGCCGCGAACTGCGCGCGCAGACCAACGTCGCCGTGATCATGCTGACCGCGCGCGCCGAGCTGGCAGACCGCGTGGTCGGGCTGGAGGTCGGCGCCGACGACTACGTCACCAAGCCGTTCGAGATGCGCGAGCTGGTGGCGCGCATCCACACCGTGCTGCGCCGCAGCCGCGCCCATGCCGGCCCGGGCGGCCCGGGCGCCAATGGCCGCCGCGCGGCGCCGCCTTCGGGCCATGAGTTGCGCTTCGGCGACTGGCGCCTGAACACCACGCTGCGTCAGCTGGTCGACCGCGACGAGGTGGTGGTGCCGCTGTCCAATGCGGAATTCCGCCTGCTGCTGGCCTTTGTCGAGCAGCCCAACCGCGTGCTTGACCGCGAGCTGCTGATCAACCAGGCGCGCGGGCGCGGGCTCGACGTGTTCGACCGCAGCATCGACCTGCTGGTCTCGCGGCTGCGCCAGAAACTGCGCGACGACCCGCGCGACCCCGCGTTGATCCGCACCGTGCGCGGCGAAGGCTACGTCTTCACCGCCACGCTGGAAGGATGA
- a CDS encoding UvrD-helicase domain-containing protein: MSHGLNSAQSEAVRYLDGPCLVLAGAGSGKTRVITQKIAHLIEDKGFEPRHIAAVTFTNKAAKEMQERIGKLMEGKTTREGKRIPLKQLTVCTFHSLGVQILRMEAEHVGLKPQFSIMDSDDCFGLIQEQLGTTDKKLIRGVQSTISLWKNGMIDPEAAIAQAANADEHQAALVYRNYVATLHAYQAVDFDDLIRLPAELFARNEAVQLKWQNRLRYFLVDEYQDTNACQYQLLKLLAGGSHLRAPAFTAVGDDDQAIYGWRGATLDNLRGLQTDFPNLKVIKLEQNYRSTVRILEAANAVIANNPKLFDKKLWSEHGMGDPIAIHPMNDEEHEAESVVFRLSAHKFERRAQFRDYAILYRGNHQARLFEQILRRERIPYVLSGGQSFFDKAEIKDICAYLRLIANPDDDPAFIRAITTPRRGVGNTTLEVLGTFAGQAKVSLFEAAMMGGIEGKLQPRQLEPLRVFCESMVRLADRAAKDPATEVLDDMMAGIHYEAYLYDSFDERQAQSRWTNTLEFLEWLKRKGTKPEAADGEEATGFDNADGFGSEGKNLLELTQTVALMSMLEGREEDPDAVRLSTLHASKGLEYPHVFLVGVEEGILPHCREDDDMTDEKIEEERRLMYVGITRAQRSLQITWCKKRKRARDTYSCQPSRFIGEMKLEEAPAPKDETPAMSPKDRLGALKALLGGPGKTAAD, translated from the coding sequence ATGAGCCACGGCCTGAATTCCGCCCAATCCGAAGCCGTCCGCTACCTGGACGGCCCCTGCCTGGTGCTGGCCGGGGCGGGCTCCGGCAAGACCCGCGTCATCACGCAGAAGATCGCGCACCTGATCGAGGACAAAGGCTTCGAGCCGCGCCATATCGCCGCCGTCACCTTCACCAACAAGGCCGCCAAGGAGATGCAGGAGCGCATCGGCAAGCTGATGGAAGGCAAGACCACGCGCGAAGGCAAGCGCATCCCGCTCAAGCAGCTGACGGTCTGTACCTTCCACTCGCTGGGCGTGCAGATCCTGCGCATGGAGGCGGAGCACGTCGGCCTGAAGCCGCAGTTCTCGATCATGGATTCGGACGACTGCTTCGGCCTGATCCAGGAGCAGCTCGGCACCACCGACAAGAAGCTGATTCGCGGCGTGCAGAGCACGATATCGCTGTGGAAAAACGGCATGATCGATCCGGAGGCCGCCATCGCGCAGGCCGCCAATGCCGACGAGCACCAGGCCGCGCTGGTCTACCGCAACTACGTCGCCACGCTGCATGCCTACCAGGCGGTCGACTTCGACGACCTGATCCGCCTGCCCGCGGAACTGTTCGCGCGCAATGAAGCGGTACAGCTCAAGTGGCAGAACCGGCTGCGCTACTTCCTGGTCGACGAATACCAGGACACCAACGCCTGCCAGTACCAGTTGCTCAAGCTGCTGGCGGGCGGCTCGCACCTGCGCGCGCCGGCCTTTACCGCGGTGGGCGACGACGACCAGGCCATCTACGGCTGGCGCGGCGCCACGCTGGATAACCTGCGCGGGCTGCAGACAGATTTCCCCAACCTCAAGGTCATCAAGCTGGAGCAGAACTATCGCTCCACGGTGCGCATCCTCGAGGCGGCAAACGCGGTCATCGCCAACAATCCCAAGCTGTTCGACAAGAAGCTGTGGAGCGAGCACGGCATGGGCGACCCCATTGCCATCCACCCGATGAACGACGAGGAGCACGAGGCCGAGTCGGTGGTGTTCCGCCTGTCCGCGCACAAGTTCGAGCGCCGCGCGCAGTTCCGCGACTACGCCATCCTGTACCGCGGCAACCACCAGGCGAGGTTGTTCGAGCAGATCCTGCGCCGCGAGCGCATCCCCTATGTGCTGTCGGGCGGCCAGAGCTTCTTCGACAAGGCCGAGATCAAGGACATCTGCGCCTACCTGCGCCTGATCGCCAACCCCGACGACGATCCCGCCTTCATCCGCGCGATCACCACGCCGCGCCGCGGCGTTGGCAACACCACGCTGGAAGTGCTGGGCACGTTCGCCGGGCAGGCCAAGGTCTCGCTGTTCGAAGCGGCGATGATGGGCGGCATCGAAGGCAAGCTGCAGCCGCGCCAGCTGGAGCCGCTGCGGGTGTTCTGCGAATCGATGGTGCGGCTGGCCGACCGCGCGGCCAAGGACCCGGCCACCGAAGTGCTCGACGACATGATGGCCGGCATCCACTACGAGGCCTACCTGTACGACAGCTTCGACGAACGGCAGGCACAGTCGCGCTGGACCAATACCCTTGAATTCCTGGAGTGGCTCAAGCGCAAGGGCACCAAGCCCGAAGCGGCCGACGGCGAGGAAGCGACGGGCTTCGACAACGCCGATGGCTTCGGCAGCGAAGGCAAGAACCTGCTCGAACTGACACAGACCGTGGCGCTGATGAGCATGCTCGAAGGTCGCGAGGAAGATCCCGATGCGGTGCGGCTGTCGACGCTGCACGCCTCCAAGGGGCTGGAATATCCGCACGTGTTCCTGGTCGGCGTGGAAGAGGGCATCCTGCCCCACTGCCGCGAAGACGACGACATGACCGACGAGAAGATCGAGGAAGAGCGGCGGCTGATGTATGTTGGCATCACGCGCGCGCAGCGCAGCCTGCAGATCACCTGGTGCAAGAAGCGCAAGCGTGCGCGCGATACCTACTCCTGCCAGCCGTCGCGCTTTATCGGCGAGATGAAGCTGGAGGAAGCGCCGGCACCCAAGGACGAAACCCCGGCGATGAGTCCCAAGGACCGGCTCGGCGCGCTCAAGGCGCTGCTCGGCGGCCCCGGCAAGACGGCCGCGGACTGA
- the gcvH gene encoding glycine cleavage system protein GcvH, with the protein MNFPADLKYTESHEWVRVEADGTLTIGITDHAQDALGDIVFLELPEVGKSVGAGDALAVVESVKAASDIYAPVAGEVIAVNEAATAAPESVNANAFDAWLFKLKPANSDDVNGLMSADAYKASVGA; encoded by the coding sequence ATGAATTTCCCCGCCGACCTCAAATACACCGAATCGCATGAGTGGGTGCGCGTCGAAGCCGACGGCACGCTCACCATCGGCATCACCGACCACGCACAGGACGCATTGGGCGACATCGTCTTCCTGGAACTGCCCGAAGTGGGCAAGTCGGTCGGTGCCGGCGACGCGCTGGCAGTGGTCGAATCGGTGAAGGCCGCTTCCGACATCTATGCCCCGGTGGCCGGCGAAGTGATCGCCGTGAACGAGGCCGCCACGGCCGCGCCGGAAAGCGTCAACGCCAACGCCTTCGACGCCTGGCTGTTCAAGCTCAAGCCGGCCAACAGCGACGACGTCAACGGCCTGATGTCGGCCGACGCGTACAAGGCCAGCGTCGGCGCCTGA
- a CDS encoding glycine zipper 2TM domain-containing protein, protein MKTLQTLTKVTLIGAMVAAFAGCADMTPKQRNTAIGAGAGAVGGAVLTEGSALGTLGGAAVGGVIGNVVTDDKKK, encoded by the coding sequence ATGAAAACCCTGCAGACATTGACCAAAGTGACCCTGATCGGCGCGATGGTCGCGGCATTCGCCGGTTGCGCGGACATGACCCCGAAGCAACGCAACACCGCCATCGGCGCGGGTGCGGGCGCCGTGGGCGGCGCCGTCCTGACCGAGGGCAGCGCACTGGGTACGCTGGGCGGCGCGGCCGTGGGCGGCGTGATCGGTAATGTCGTGACCGACGACAAGAAAAAGTAA